The genomic DNA tttttgtccaaacaaatgtacctttagttgtaccaggcattaaaatgaataagaaactGAATTTAATCACTGAAAATACAAGTTGTGCTTTGAAGATTGCAAAGTAGAGACTCTTATAAAAGTCTGTAAAAACATTCACTGACTTgggattttgtgtatttgtttcagGAGAATGTTTCCACACTGCACCATCAGTCTCTCTGGGCTCCAACCTTTTGCCAATTACGTCATCATGATGGATATGGTCCCTGCAGACAGCTTCAAATACAAGGTAAATGCATATGCAACACACACTGAATACTGTATGCAGTGTTGTTTGGGATAAAAACAGCAGATTGCAGTATGTAAAATGCAGcagtctgcagccagactcttGCCTGCCCACTCTGGGCCATTCACCACTGCATATCAAAGCCTTTCATTGCTTCCTGTTTGTGCACTCTCGGCTGGAGGCCCAATCAATTagcatccctccatcccttctTATTCACAATCGGTGAATGAGGAGCAGTCAGCCATCCATACATTCAACGGCTCTTACATCAACTGCTGTGGCCCATTTGGTCAGAGATATTGCTTTTAGCACacacttggaaaaaaaagaggtacATAATGAAGGGGAAGTAGTGTAGAACAGCATTGGGAGAGTTTAGGTTTTTGGGGTGGTGGTGAGTTTGTAGAACCAGGGACtgttataaaaatgattttcctTACAGGTCACTTGCATTTTAATGGGTTTTTCAGGTTTtaagtttttgtattttgtataaaGTCTCTGAAATTTAAGTCATATAGAATGCAAAGTCTACTTAAAAACAGGCAACGTATCTTTAAACAAggatgtttattgtgttttgattTGTCACCCTGTTGTTAAATGCTGTTGCAAAATATGAGGGTTCATAGAAAGTCTTGAAAGTTTTGAAAATTCTTCATTTTAACCATTATATTTTCAAAGTTGGGATTATATTTGAATGAAAAGATATTACATGTAATATCCATTAAATAACTGTTTAAAACAAAAGTTGATATGACCAGCTGGCAAAATAAACAGTGTCACTATTTATCCATTGCTGTGGGTATGAATTCATTCTCtgaactttattttttccagtttcAATTATAGTAGTAACTGAGATCTGATGATAAATGCTTTGAGAGTCCCAAATGTTTTGGTTTAGGTACCTTGAAAATGCGTGAAAAGTGATTTTCTCTTCAAAACCTCTACAAacctttaattattttgtgtgtttctgtaaagTGAAAAAGTAACCTTAAAAATGTCTtacttgaatttgacttttgaATTGGTGTAggaaccataaaaaaatatgcattatcAGAAATATAGAACCATGCTGTACATTGTAACACACTGTGAAGAATAAAACTGCAGTAAATCCTGCAAACAAAGAAGTTTTTATGCTCTCTTGCACTGCATCCATCATTATGAGTTGGAAAAAAGGTATTTCATGCTTCATGAAGACTTCTAATTAATCAGACATGTCCTCAGGTCTCACACTTGGTAACCTtgcatccctccctcccccatTTCTCTCTAGTGGAAAAAGGAGCAGTGGGAGGTCGCGGGGAAGGCAGAGCCCCAGCCCCCGTGTCGGACATACATGCACCCAGACTCCCCTGCCCCAGGAAGTCACTGGATGAAGAAGCCGCTCTCTTTTCTTAAGATGAAGCTCACCAACAACACTTTGGATCAGCACGGCCATGTAAGACACGTGATCCTGCCATGTCGTGTTAGTTCACTTTACCCTATGTGTGTTTTGCTCACTTTGCTCTCTCCACCCATCAGATCATCCTGCACTCCATGCACCGCTACTACCCCAGGTTCCACGTCACCCAGACAGACAGTCCTTACACTGTCCGCTGGGGCCCCTTTCAGACCTTCTCCTTCCCAGAGATGACCTTCACTGCAGTGACAGCTTACCAAAACCCAAAGGTATGAGCAGGGATCCCACGGGTAATGCAAGTCCTTGAAAACAATATAGTGCTTTAAATTAAGGTTATGTAGGATACTACTTTTCAAGGTGGCATATTATGAAACATGaaactctgttttgttttcctttaatttgtcacccTTCCGTAGCatgtcaaaaacacattttttgttgtttatggcACAATAACATCAAATTTAGTTTAGATGAAGAAATATatagtacagtcatggaaaaaattatcagaccacTATTTGGTCTACAAATGTAGTTCGTCACAGTTGTATAGCGCTCAAAAAACTATGCATCGTAAATGCACCTTGAAAATACTTGAATTGTGTTTGAATCTGAAAGAGTGAAAAAGGTGTAAGGACGCTGTAGGAACCTGTTCAGCAGTTTTTACGCAACAAATGTGCTGATATCCCTGTTTGTTTGGAACTGCACCACCAACAGTTTGCCAACTatcttttcctgctttttttaaGATCACCAAATTGAAGATCGACCACAACCCCTTCGCCAAGGGCTTCAGGGAGGGAGGAACCCATTCACACagcaaaaggtaaaaaataaatacatgttttaacaTATTTCAATTAAAGACAGCCATTTGTAGCTTAAGGGTATCACGATATACTAGTATTGAACataattgtaatatttaaaaaatgagatattgataacattttcattaaacaGTCCAGTGCGTCTTCAgtcatttgtgtttctttctatTCTTCCGTTGTCCCCCTTCCTACCTTTTGTTTATCAGTTACATCTGGTTGCATTTTCAGTATTCATTACATCAAATCATTGTTTTTGtacaatttacaaaattaaagttaTAGACTCTCTCCACATCCCTTCACTCATATTTTCAGTGTTATTTATTTGCCAAAAAAGAtacatcaataacaataattgtgTGGCTATGTGGTTATACTTTATAACTATAGTTTCAGGAaaatagaaacataaaaaacagtgaaaagttAAATCAGGATGGGCagaaaagtgctttaaaaatgctttaaattatgatttttttcccctttaggTGTCGTTCAAATCGAAGCCCTCCTGCAAAAAGAGCCGCACTGGACAGGAAAGCTCTCTGCGACAGTCCTCTAGGTAAGCTTTTGAATTcgaaataaaatcacaatacaCCAGCCGATGGTGGTGGTAcgtttacttaagtacaaaatgTATTGTATTCTATCTGAACTCCAGGccaattaaacattgtatttCCCTTGCAGGCCTGCAGAGGATGCCCTCCACCTCTCAGTCAGTGGAGTCAGGGAAGGCTCAAGCTTCCACGCAGCAGCTCTTGAAGGGGGGTGACCTTTCAGCGTATGCTGCGGAGCAGGACCCATCTGA from Centropristis striata isolate RG_2023a ecotype Rhode Island chromosome 19, C.striata_1.0, whole genome shotgun sequence includes the following:
- the LOC131992789 gene encoding T-box-containing protein TBX6L-like, which produces MQHISDSKSHLSMPRSPPAADSYQQGCIRMTLENADLWKSFHNIGTEMIITKHGRRMFPHCTISLSGLQPFANYVIMMDMVPADSFKYKWKKEQWEVAGKAEPQPPCRTYMHPDSPAPGSHWMKKPLSFLKMKLTNNTLDQHGHIILHSMHRYYPRFHVTQTDSPYTVRWGPFQTFSFPEMTFTAVTAYQNPKITKLKIDHNPFAKGFREGGTHSHSKRCRSNRSPPAKRAALDRKALCDSPLGLQRMPSTSQSVESGKAQASTQQLLKGGDLSAYAAEQDPSESLHAEPLELQEYDYSCEEQMVPASMPYQPYRSLEYTRYPLPSSDVDAAHTLVHPPPHPLATAEHNPQQHGYYHHPHHHSHAADWSQYPLFSYSCW